A genomic region of Pseudomonas abietaniphila contains the following coding sequences:
- a CDS encoding helix-turn-helix transcriptional regulator, with the protein MTGQPTDTLGRYLKDCRARLDPSVFGFPAGRRRTPGLRREEVAARANISPTWYTWLEQGRGGSPSAEVLTRIAEGLLLTDSEREHLFMLAFGHPPEAVYKPPEGVTPKLQRLIDSFETNPAIIRTATWDVLAWNRAAAVVLTDYATLPIDQRNILRLIFCNPKIRAGQVDWEATAQFVVGAFRADAIRAGAQSEVAKLAEELCSKSTEFASMWRDNDVRARGDGVKRLRHETLGLIELEYSGFAVDGRQDLGMIVYSPLTTSEADRIRRLIQGS; encoded by the coding sequence ATGACTGGGCAGCCAACCGACACGCTTGGACGCTACTTGAAAGATTGCAGGGCACGACTCGACCCGTCAGTGTTCGGATTTCCGGCGGGTCGTCGCCGCACTCCGGGGCTACGCCGGGAAGAGGTAGCTGCGCGGGCGAACATCAGCCCCACTTGGTACACATGGTTGGAACAAGGGCGTGGCGGTAGCCCTTCAGCGGAGGTGCTGACCAGAATTGCGGAAGGTCTGTTACTAACTGATTCTGAGCGTGAGCACCTTTTTATGCTCGCTTTCGGTCATCCGCCAGAGGCGGTTTACAAGCCGCCTGAAGGTGTGACGCCCAAGTTGCAACGTCTAATAGACTCTTTTGAAACGAACCCTGCGATCATCAGGACAGCAACTTGGGATGTGCTCGCATGGAATCGAGCCGCAGCGGTGGTGCTTACCGACTATGCGACTTTACCGATTGATCAGCGAAATATCCTGCGTCTGATTTTTTGTAATCCCAAGATCCGAGCGGGACAAGTTGACTGGGAGGCAACGGCCCAGTTCGTGGTCGGCGCTTTCAGGGCAGATGCCATCCGTGCAGGTGCACAATCTGAGGTCGCCAAGCTAGCCGAAGAGCTTTGCTCAAAAAGCACCGAATTTGCCTCAATGTGGCGAGACAACGATGTGCGTGCTCGTGGCGACGGAGTTAAACGCCTACGACACGAAACACTTGGTTTGATCGAATTGGAATACTCCGGATTTGCCGTAGATGGCCGCCAGGATTTGGGTATGATCGTTTATAGCCCTTTAACGACATCAGAAGCTGATCGAATCCGAAGACTTATCCAAGGATCATAA
- a CDS encoding LysR family transcriptional regulator — translation MTLSEILHFGRAAEKLRIAQPALTQHIQRLERELGVQLFDRGPRNVSLTPVGKEFLTEARRVLAQVERAVLVAVRAQRGEVGRLEISYMGSMAYSGILPELLAAYEDIAPNVSVGLLEADQEFQISYLEEGRTDIALVRLPLGKLPEGISTIVVKKERVVACLRKGHRLSGKSINLPELKDEPFLTTHLKEGQGFYDTALHICRTAGFEPQVASRSHQFATIVGLVGAGRGIALVPESVIKLAVPGVVYEELVGELPTSDVAIAFRSEGNSPATNRFIELCFKLYHQAASHW, via the coding sequence GTGACACTGTCCGAAATCTTGCATTTTGGCCGCGCGGCGGAAAAGCTTCGCATCGCGCAGCCTGCTCTGACGCAGCATATCCAACGTCTGGAAAGGGAGCTAGGAGTCCAACTTTTTGACCGGGGACCTCGAAACGTCAGCCTCACGCCGGTTGGGAAAGAATTTCTAACTGAGGCCCGCCGTGTCCTCGCTCAGGTCGAGCGGGCAGTGCTCGTGGCCGTTCGCGCGCAGCGCGGAGAAGTCGGTCGGCTCGAAATCAGCTATATGGGATCAATGGCGTACTCAGGTATTTTGCCAGAACTGCTGGCAGCTTACGAAGACATAGCTCCCAATGTGTCCGTGGGCTTACTTGAGGCGGACCAAGAGTTTCAAATCAGTTACTTGGAAGAAGGCCGCACCGACATTGCACTAGTTCGGCTTCCACTAGGAAAGCTACCTGAAGGCATCAGCACAATCGTAGTGAAAAAAGAGCGGGTAGTGGCCTGTCTTAGAAAAGGGCATAGGCTTTCAGGTAAGAGCATAAATTTGCCTGAGCTGAAAGACGAACCGTTCCTTACTACCCATCTTAAGGAAGGCCAGGGATTTTACGATACCGCTCTGCATATTTGCCGAACTGCGGGTTTCGAGCCCCAGGTTGCTAGCCGTTCCCACCAGTTCGCGACAATTGTCGGTCTGGTGGGAGCTGGACGCGGTATTGCGCTTGTACCTGAGTCGGTAATAAAACTGGCAGTGCCCGGTGTTGTATATGAGGAGTTGGTAGGGGAACTGCCAACATCCGACGTCGCCATCGCGTTTCGAAGCGAAGGCAACTCCCCTGCGACCAATCGATTTATTGAGCTATGTTTCAAACTTTATCACCAGGCGGCTAGCCACTGGTAG
- a CDS encoding muconate cycloisomerase family protein gives MHIVSVESIIVDLPTVRPHKLSMATINSQGLVIVRVYDADGNVGLGEASVIPHYGSETVEAIKIVIDGYLAKAVIGVNPTNLELIHQKMNESLKDNFYAKAAIEMACVDLAARRLGVPSYALFGGAVRDSLRVLLVLGYGEAARDIALAEEKLEQRLHDLFLVKLGKGALKDDVERAIAIKQTLGNRARVHVDANQSWDEAAATWAIERLEAAGIAVVEQPLPRSNVEGMQRLTERFTVPIMADEAIDSVESAFNYARYSAADAFSIKITKHGGMLPARKVASIAEAAGVSLFGGTMLEGGIGTAAYAQLFSTVRKLDWGCQLFGPLLFADSITIEKLQYADFQLQVPHGPGFGMTIDEDKLAFYRRDSGSFKPNN, from the coding sequence ATGCATATCGTTTCCGTTGAATCTATCATTGTCGATTTGCCAACAGTCCGGCCACATAAGTTGTCGATGGCAACTATCAATAGTCAAGGTCTCGTCATTGTACGTGTGTATGATGCTGACGGTAATGTTGGGTTAGGCGAAGCCTCTGTAATCCCTCACTACGGTTCAGAAACGGTCGAAGCCATTAAAATTGTGATAGACGGCTATCTGGCGAAAGCAGTGATTGGCGTCAATCCAACTAATCTCGAACTCATACATCAGAAGATGAATGAGTCTCTAAAGGACAACTTCTACGCTAAAGCCGCCATAGAGATGGCGTGTGTGGACTTGGCGGCTCGACGTTTAGGAGTTCCGTCGTACGCATTGTTCGGAGGCGCTGTTAGGGACTCGCTGCGGGTGCTGCTTGTGCTCGGTTATGGCGAAGCTGCGCGCGATATAGCACTTGCTGAAGAGAAGCTTGAACAGCGCTTACATGACCTATTTTTGGTCAAGTTAGGAAAAGGGGCGTTGAAGGATGATGTTGAGCGAGCGATCGCAATCAAGCAAACATTGGGTAACCGAGCACGAGTTCACGTCGATGCCAACCAGAGTTGGGACGAAGCGGCCGCCACTTGGGCGATTGAGCGACTTGAAGCTGCCGGAATTGCAGTCGTAGAACAGCCGCTGCCACGTTCTAATGTCGAAGGCATGCAGCGTTTGACGGAGCGCTTCACGGTCCCGATCATGGCGGATGAGGCAATCGACAGCGTTGAGAGCGCGTTCAACTACGCCCGCTACAGCGCAGCAGACGCCTTCTCGATCAAGATCACGAAGCACGGCGGCATGCTTCCCGCTCGCAAAGTTGCGTCCATTGCAGAAGCAGCTGGTGTTTCACTTTTTGGAGGGACGATGCTGGAAGGGGGCATAGGTACAGCAGCGTATGCACAGTTATTTTCAACTGTGCGCAAGCTCGATTGGGGTTGCCAGCTATTTGGTCCGCTTCTGTTCGCAGACTCGATTACCATCGAGAAATTGCAATACGCCGACTTCCAGCTCCAAGTCCCGCATGGGCCAGGGTTTGGAATGACCATTGATGAAGACAAGCTAGCGTTCTACCGCCGTGACAGCGGTAGTTTTAAGCCCAATAACTAA
- a CDS encoding MFS transporter: MHNKKDALTVHDRTMRLNENAAKTRSQSELVNSSRALNRKIAWRVVPLAVIGYIIAQIDRTNVAFAKLQFLDDLSFNDAIYGMGAGLFFAGYFLCEVPSNILLSRIGARLTFTRIMILWGALSVGMAFVTNPTQFYVMRFLLGAAEAGFFPGIILYFSYWLPNDIRGRAIAFFAMGASIAGIVGGPLSGWLMSLDGVHGLRGWQLLFIYEGIPAILLGIFCYFYVDDKPSDAKWLTKLERELLQERLAAEAPSNLAAHKSIRSAFKEPTVYLLALAYLSILAGTQAVSLWTPTLLKQLGIGITTIGLLAAIPPAAAIISIFFVGRSSDRRQERKWHFALPLLIAGASLGALGLGPMSVAGTVVLMTIVASGAWSALSVFWTIPSAFLSTNTKAAGIGFISSAGAIGGFMSPNIVGWSTAVTGTLFAGFAVIGAMLGLSAFALVICLNRRAVK, from the coding sequence ATGCATAATAAAAAAGACGCCCTCACAGTCCACGATCGCACAATGCGGCTGAACGAGAATGCCGCTAAAACTCGCTCACAGAGTGAATTGGTAAACTCGTCGCGAGCGTTAAACCGCAAGATCGCCTGGCGAGTAGTGCCGCTCGCTGTGATTGGTTACATCATCGCGCAAATCGATCGAACCAATGTGGCCTTCGCAAAACTCCAGTTTCTGGATGACCTGTCATTTAACGACGCTATATATGGAATGGGGGCTGGGCTGTTTTTTGCCGGCTACTTCCTTTGTGAAGTGCCCAGCAACATTTTGCTCTCTCGCATCGGCGCCCGGTTGACGTTTACACGTATCATGATTTTGTGGGGAGCCTTGTCCGTTGGTATGGCGTTTGTCACCAACCCTACGCAGTTCTATGTCATGAGATTTTTGCTGGGAGCCGCGGAAGCAGGGTTTTTCCCAGGAATTATTCTCTATTTTAGCTATTGGCTGCCTAATGATATTCGAGGCAGAGCCATCGCGTTCTTTGCAATGGGCGCATCCATTGCAGGAATAGTCGGCGGCCCCCTGTCCGGTTGGTTGATGTCACTCGACGGTGTGCACGGCCTGCGTGGCTGGCAGCTTCTGTTTATTTATGAAGGTATTCCTGCAATTTTGCTGGGAATATTTTGCTATTTCTACGTCGATGATAAACCTAGTGATGCAAAGTGGCTGACGAAATTAGAGCGGGAACTACTCCAAGAGCGGCTGGCGGCTGAAGCACCAAGCAATCTAGCGGCTCATAAATCAATACGTAGCGCTTTCAAAGAGCCAACCGTTTATCTGCTTGCTCTAGCCTACTTGTCCATTCTCGCGGGAACCCAGGCGGTGTCGCTTTGGACGCCAACCCTGCTCAAACAACTCGGTATCGGCATCACAACGATCGGTTTGCTCGCAGCCATTCCGCCCGCCGCGGCCATAATTTCTATTTTCTTTGTGGGAAGAAGCTCTGATCGCCGGCAGGAGCGTAAATGGCATTTCGCGTTGCCATTGCTTATAGCAGGGGCAAGCCTTGGTGCTCTAGGCCTGGGTCCGATGTCTGTCGCGGGGACTGTCGTCCTCATGACTATCGTCGCCAGCGGTGCATGGTCGGCCCTTTCAGTGTTTTGGACTATCCCTTCGGCATTTTTGTCTACCAATACGAAAGCTGCGGGGATCGGGTTCATCAGCAGCGCGGGTGCGATTGGCGGATTCATGAGTCCCAATATCGTTGGATGGTCCACTGCTGTCACCGGGACGTTATTCGCAGGATTCGCGGTAATCGGCGCGATGCTGGGGCTGTCCGCGTTCGCCTTGGTCATCTGCCTGAACAGACGAGCAGTGAAATAA
- a CDS encoding YciI family protein, which produces MPYIIETWDKPNSLSLRMLNRPDHLQYLAKNAKVLLACGAKLNHDASDLGGGLYIIDTENEAEAQKLIEEDPFYKAGLFERVSVTRWRKAYVAGVCYLE; this is translated from the coding sequence ATGCCGTATATCATCGAGACGTGGGACAAACCTAATTCCTTATCATTGAGAATGCTAAATCGGCCAGATCATCTGCAATACCTTGCTAAGAATGCCAAGGTGCTGCTCGCCTGCGGCGCGAAGCTTAATCATGATGCCTCAGACCTCGGTGGCGGCCTGTATATCATAGACACTGAGAACGAAGCGGAGGCGCAAAAACTGATTGAGGAAGATCCGTTTTACAAAGCGGGGCTGTTTGAACGCGTCTCTGTGACGCGTTGGAGAAAGGCTTACGTCGCAGGCGTCTGTTATCTGGAATGA
- a CDS encoding SDR family oxidoreductase: MRIFLTGSTGFIGSQVALELIHAGHHVLGMTRSDSGGRALAEMGAQAHQGDIEDLQSLQRGAGECDAVIHTAFDHNFANFAENCQKDRRAIIALGTVLEGSNRPLVITSSTAMGSAVPGQKAIESFFHSEHPNPRVASELAGLELSQRGVNVSVMRLSQIHDTRKQGLVTNLVELARKTGVSAYIEGTFNNWSAAHINDTARLFRLALEKGEPGSRYHATAEEAISFKSIAQTIAHTVGVPVDAVSAEEAMAHFGWLTPFVSKDMSASSAKTREWLNWSTDSPTLLADLENMVHV, encoded by the coding sequence ATGCGTATTTTTCTGACAGGTTCAACAGGATTCATTGGCTCGCAGGTCGCTTTAGAGCTAATTCATGCGGGGCATCATGTTTTGGGGATGACGCGTTCCGATTCAGGGGGTCGAGCGCTCGCGGAAATGGGAGCGCAAGCACATCAGGGTGATATTGAAGACCTGCAAAGTTTGCAGCGCGGTGCCGGTGAATGTGACGCTGTGATTCATACAGCGTTTGATCATAACTTCGCGAATTTTGCCGAAAATTGCCAGAAGGATCGACGCGCAATCATTGCTCTCGGCACCGTACTGGAAGGAAGCAACCGCCCGCTTGTGATCACTTCAAGCACTGCAATGGGCTCGGCAGTACCAGGCCAAAAAGCTATTGAAAGCTTCTTCCATTCTGAGCACCCAAATCCGAGGGTGGCTTCAGAATTGGCGGGGTTGGAGCTATCGCAACGAGGTGTCAATGTCTCTGTCATGCGGCTGTCTCAGATCCATGACACCAGAAAACAAGGCCTCGTGACGAATCTGGTTGAGTTGGCTCGAAAGACTGGAGTATCTGCGTACATCGAAGGTACGTTTAATAATTGGTCGGCAGCGCATATCAACGACACCGCACGGCTGTTTCGGCTAGCGTTAGAAAAGGGTGAGCCAGGGTCGCGCTATCACGCTACCGCTGAGGAGGCTATTTCGTTCAAAAGCATTGCGCAGACAATCGCGCATACCGTAGGGGTTCCCGTCGACGCTGTAAGCGCTGAAGAGGCAATGGCACATTTTGGCTGGCTTACTCCTTTTGTGAGTAAAGATATGTCCGCCTCAAGCGCCAAGACGAGGGAGTGGTTGAACTGGAGTACCGACAGTCCAACGCTTTTGGCTGACTTGGAAAATATGGTTCACGTTTGA
- a CDS encoding SOS response-associated peptidase family protein yields MIITAASDEDMVDIHDRKPMVLAPENARKWIDSETSSERAAEIAVEHCRPTEEFHWYKVGKDVGNVRNQGPHLIEPLSVPSDLDDQGT; encoded by the coding sequence GTGATCATCACGGCAGCAAGTGACGAAGACATGGTCGATATCCATGACCGTAAGCCGATGGTGCTTGCACCTGAGAACGCGAGGAAATGGATAGACTCTGAGACGTCCTCGGAGCGTGCGGCTGAGATCGCGGTTGAGCACTGCCGACCCACTGAAGAATTTCATTGGTACAAAGTCGGCAAGGATGTGGGCAACGTGCGAAATCAAGGGCCTCATCTGATTGAACCCCTGTCTGTACCTTCGGATCTCGACGATCAAGGCACTTGA
- a CDS encoding SDR family oxidoreductase, protein MNNIEQKVVAITGASSGIGEATARLLASRGASVVLGARRTDKLEALAREISAEGGVAHVCPLDVTSLSDMQSFIGFAVELHGRVDVMVNNAGIMPLSKLEALKVNEWNQMIDVNIRGVLHGIAATLPLMRQQGSGQIVNIASIGAYAVSPTAAVYCATKYAVRAISEGLRQEVGGGIRVTVIAPGVTESELADSISDEGGRAEMREFRNIAIPASAIARAIAYAIEQPDDVDVSELIVRPTASPF, encoded by the coding sequence ATGAATAATATCGAGCAAAAAGTTGTGGCGATTACGGGGGCAAGCAGCGGTATCGGCGAAGCGACCGCACGCCTTTTAGCAAGCAGAGGTGCGAGTGTCGTGCTGGGAGCACGTCGTACTGACAAACTTGAGGCATTGGCGCGGGAGATTAGTGCAGAGGGCGGTGTCGCTCACGTGTGCCCGCTCGATGTCACCAGTCTGAGTGACATGCAGTCGTTTATTGGCTTCGCTGTTGAGCTGCACGGTCGTGTAGACGTCATGGTGAATAATGCCGGCATCATGCCACTATCCAAGCTTGAGGCGCTTAAGGTAAATGAATGGAACCAGATGATCGATGTAAATATCCGTGGAGTGCTTCACGGCATTGCGGCTACCCTACCACTGATGAGGCAACAAGGATCTGGTCAGATCGTCAATATCGCGTCTATAGGCGCGTATGCGGTGAGCCCAACGGCCGCCGTGTATTGCGCGACTAAGTACGCTGTCCGCGCTATTTCTGAGGGGCTTAGACAGGAAGTCGGAGGCGGTATACGCGTCACCGTAATCGCCCCTGGCGTAACAGAATCAGAACTGGCGGACAGCATCTCAGACGAAGGAGGCCGCGCTGAAATGCGTGAGTTTCGGAACATTGCCATTCCCGCCTCAGCCATTGCCCGTGCAATCGCGTATGCCATTGAACAGCCAGATGACGTTGATGTGAGTGAGTTGATTGTACGACCCACTGCGAGCCCATTCTGA